The Urbifossiella limnaea nucleotide sequence CTCCTGTCCGGCGAGCCGGCCGCCGCCGAGAAGCGGCTGGCCGACCTCGCCGCCGCCCGCCGCGCGAAGGCGGAAGCCGTGCTGACGACCGCCCAGGCGGCGACGGTAAAGGACGCCTTCGGCGCCCCGTTCACCGGCAGCACGCGCGACCGTACCTCCGGCGCGACAGGCGCCAAGACGGCGGACCTCGGGACGATCCGGGCCGCGGCGTTCGGGCGGTACACCACCGAGCTGAACCGGCTGGCCCTCGACGCGGCCGTGCAGGCCGAGTTGAAACTGACGCCGGAGCAGGTCAAGAAGGCCGAGGAGGCCGCGGCGGCGGTGCAGACGAAGGCCACGCCCCCGTGGGTGGGGGCCGGTGCGGAGGGCTTCGCGAAGACGATGGCCGAGCGGTCGGCGCTCGTCGAGGCGGAACTCGGCAAGTTGCTGACACCGGCGCAGGGGAAGCGGTTCCGCGAGATCATGATGCAGGCCCGGGAGAGGAACGCGATCACGAAGGGGGCGTCGATGCTCCCGTCGGCCGTGTCGTACCCGGGGGCGGCCGAGGCGGTCGGCCTCACCGCCGACCAGCGGACGGCACTCATCGCCGGCACCGACGCGGCCGAGGTGCTCACCGCCCCGCAGAAGGAGACGCTGGCGAAGCTGATGGGCGAGCCGTTCGGCGCGGCTCGGGCGGCGCAGGCGGCGCGGCCCCGCCCGTCGCGGCTGGTGATCGCCCTGGCCCAACCCGGGGGACCGGTGGAACGGGAACTGGCGCTGACCCCGGAGCAGACGACGGCGCTGGCCGAGGCCCGCAAGACGTATCAGGCCGTGGTGGCCGCTTCGCGGCCCGGGTTCGGCGCCGGCACGAACCTGTCGGCTCGTGAGACGGCGCTCGCCGACGCCGGCGCCGCGTTCGAGAAGTCGCTGGCCACGTTCCTGACCCCGGCGCAGACCAAGCGGCTGCCGCAGATCAGCCGCCAGATCGCCGCCGCGGCCGATCTTGTCGCGGCGCTGACGGCCCCGGACGCGGCCGAGCTGGCGCTGACCGACGACCAGAAAGCCCGGCTGGCGGCGGTCGCGGGCGAGGCGGTACGGCTCCAACGGCTGGTGACCACGCACAGCGCCGACACGCCCGACCAGGCGCTGGCGTTCCGGCTCCGGGACGCGGCCGACGAGCGGATGCTGGCGGTGCTGACGGCCGACCAGCGGGCGAAGTGGGCCGGGCTGACCGGCCCGCCGGTTGCCGGCCTGCGGAAGACGATCCCGGGCAGGTTCGTCTTCGGCCCGCGCACCGAGGTCGGCACCGGCGAAGTCGCCATGCCCTGACGCGGGGCCGCTCCGGGGCCGGCGGGGGCGGACCGGTCGGGTCACAACGGATCGCGTGAAATCTGCGAGCCCGGTCGTGTCCCGCGCCGACCTGCTGGTGAGCACCAGCCCCCCGCCGCGCTCCCGCGTCCGGCCGGCGGTGGCCGCCCGGTGCCGGGAGGTCGCGCCGGTCCCCTCCGCCACGACCCAGGCTACGCGGCTCGGGTGATCTGTTGTGGCCGCGACTGCCGGCTCGTGGGGGGCACCGGCAGCGGCACACGCACCAGCCACAATGGTGGTACTCGGTCCGGCGCCCGCACGGGTCGAGTGGGTGGCCGCGCCCGCTGCGCCCGGCTCACCGCACCAACAACCATGAAGCAGCCTTCATCGACCCCCCCCCGGCCTCGGCCGCGGGCGGACTCTGGCGCGTGAAATCGCAAGAAATCGTGGTCGTGGACGGGCTTTCGTGGTAATCGGTGGTAGCGGCCCCTCGGGCGCCACGGGAGGCTGATACACACATGCCCGACCCCGAGTCCGAACCCGACCCCACCGTGCCGGCGCCACCGCCCCTGGGCTGCCCGGACGACCCGACGACCCCCGCAGGGGGCTCACACCGTCCGGTGGCGTTCGGCGAGCAGTCGGTGCCGGGGTACGAGATCCTCGGGGAGATCGGCCGCGGCGGGATGGGCGTTGTCTACCGCGCCCGCCAGGCCGGGCTGAACCGCGTCGTCGCCCTCAAGATGGTCCTCGCCGGCGACCACGCCGGCCCCGGTGAGGTCGCCCGGTTCCTCGCCGAGGCCGAGGTCGTCGCGGCCGTCCGCCACCCCCACGTCGTCCAGGTGTTCGAGTACGGGGAGGCGGGGGGGCGCCCCTTCTTCGCGATGGAGTACCTGGACGGCGGCACCCTCGGCGGGGCGATCCGCGGGGCCGGCCGGCTCCCCCCGCGGGTCGCCGCGGGGATCGTCGAGAAACTGGCCCACGGGGTGCAGGCCGCCCACGACCTCGGCATCGTCCACCGCGACCTGAAACCCGGGAACGTCCTCCTCGACGCGGCGGGCGAGCCCAAGGTGGTCGACTTCGGCCTGGCCAAGCGCGGCGGCCGGGACGACCTGACCCGGACCGGGGCGGTCATGGGGACGCCGTCCTACATGGCCCCCGAGCAGGCCGCCGGGCGGGCCAAGTTCGCCGGCCCCGCGGCCGACGTGTACGCCCTCGGGGTGATCCTCTACGAGTGCCTCACCGGCCGCGTGCCGTTCCGGGACGAGGACGCGGTCCGCCTGCTCGTTCGGGTCGCCGAGGACGAGCCGCCGCCGGTGCGGGAGCACGCGCCCGAGGTCCCGGGCGACCTGGAGGCCGTCTGCCTGCGGTGCCTGCGGAAGCAACCACACGACCGGTACCCCACGGCCGGGGCGCTCGCCGCCGACCTGCGGCGCTACCTCGACGGCGAACCGGTCCTGGCCCCGTCGTCGGGGCTGCTGAGCCGGGTGGCCGGGCTGCTCGGACGGAGCCTGAAGGACACCGAATTCGCCGCGTACTCGGCCGCCATGTTCTGGTTCGCCGCCGTCGTGCTGGGGTTCGACCTGGTCATCCAGGCTGCCGTCCTGGGGCTGGTCGCCCCGTGGGTGATCAGCCCGTGTCAGGGGGCGAAGGTGGTCGGGTTCGCCGCCGTGCTCGGGTGGTTCCGCGGGTGGCGGTTCCGGCCGGCCACCGCGGCCGAGCGGCAGCTCTGGTCCGTCGGCGGCGGGTACATCGCGTGCTGCCTGGCGGCGGCCGTCAGCCTCCGCCTCGGGGTGCTCGGGTTCGAGCCGCTGGCCGAGGTGAGCGTGTACCCGCCGATCGCGATGCTGACGGCCCTGATGTTCTTCGCCCTCGGGTCGATTCTGTGGGGCGGGTGCTACGCACTCGGGGTGGCGTTCCTGGCGGCCGGGTTCGTCATGGCGGCCGCCCCGCGGTACGCGCCGCTGGTCTGCGGGGTGACGTGGGCCGCCGCCCTCGTGGTCGTCGGCCGCCGCCTCCGGCGGCTCGCGCGGCAGTCGTGACGGCGGGCGCGGCCAGCGGGACGAGGCCGCCGTCCTCCTCGACCGTGCCGTCGCCCGGTCCGCCGCGGAGGCCGACGCGAGAGGTGAAGCGCTGTTGCGCCTGGGCCGGTCCCGGCGTGCGATGGGCGGCCGCGACCCCAGGCACGAAGCTCCTCGAGCAAGCGATCGCCGCGGCCCGCACGGCCCGCCGCACGACCCGGGAGATCTATTACCGGCGGACGCTCGCGTACTTCCGCTTCGACAACCGCGTCGTCGTGGAGAGGGTGGCCGGTGAGCTCGCGGACGTATCGTGCGACGAGCCGGTACTCGACCACCTCCTGCGTCCTGGTGCCGTCCGGGCGGACGGAGTGAGCACCGGCGTGCCGGGGGAACGCGAGCAGCACCTCGTTGACCGTCAAGTCCGGCCGGCCTTCCGTCTCCGGGGTCACAGCGGAAGTTGGGTGGGGGAAGCCGTCGATGACGGCGCGGGCCGGGTGGCGGCCGCTGCCGGCCGCGCAAAGGCGCTGGAGTTCAGCGGTGCCGAGCCCGAGGAGGCCGACGGCGCCGGCCCTGGAGGGCGCCGCAGCGGCTGGGCGCGGGGTGGGAGAAGCGGGGCGACATGGCGGGCCTGCCGGGTCGCGGCGGCGGCCGCAAGCCGCGGCGCGAACTCTCGGCGGCGAGAGTCCAATGGCTGTGGTTAGGGTGAGCCGCCCGGCGAGCGCGACGCGAGGTCGGCGAAGACGGACTACCGACCTTGGCGGAAGACAAGCCGCGGCGGACGGGGAAGAGGCGAAGCAAAAACCTCAGCATAGCTACGAGACTGCCTTAACCTGCTTTAAAATGCCACTTACGGCATCGACAAGTTCCTCGCATGTACTCGTCTCCTTGCCCAAGACTTTAAAATGACCTTTCACACCACCTTCAGGGAAATACCGGTCCAAGTCGCTCGACACTCTTTGCCATAATTTTCTAGCAGCGTGCCCGGTCGCACCGATTGGGATCAGATACTTTCCGAAGTGGCTGCCGATTTCAAATTCTTCAACCACGCCGTCGGCCTCCACGACTTCGCCGGTGGATGCGTCCAGCTTGTTGCCGGACACGAAGATACAAATGCCAGCTCTCGCAATCATCTCTTTGCGGTACCTAGTCCAAAAATCCTTCAGCGCCATGCCTGCGGGTGGCTGTTCTGGGAATGGACGAAGGAATAGGCGGCTGGTGGCGTCGTAGTAGTGCTTCGCATAGAGTGCCTCCATAGCACCCACTATGACCTTACCTCCGAGGCCGATGCCTACGCCAGAAACTATATTGAGACCAGAGTCAATCAACTTCCTCGCGAGACGGCGGCAGAGGTCGTCAAGTCGTGGCTCACCAAGCGGCTCATACGTGTGAGTACTACCGGAAAAAAAGATGTCTCGCAAATGCACGCGCCGATTCAACTCCGCAAGAATTTTGGTCAGGTCAGAGTATTCGTCGACCATTATGGCGTCGATTCCGTATCGCTTGAGGTCAGCGATCCGCAACTCTAACTTCGTTCGGTCATACTCGTAACGAGCCTTGGCTGCCTGATAGCCCCTTACTTGCCGGAATTCTGTTCTGGCCGGTTTCTCTGGCCACCGCATTACGCAGTAGTGCTCTCCCTTGTCTTTGCCGCGTAGGCCTCGGATGCGGCTCAGAATATACTCAATGTTGGGATCCGTGAAGCTGAATCCAACGAACAGAAATGTCTTCCCGATCAAGTCGCCTTTAAGTTTGATAGAGAACAATTCGCGGTGCAGGTCGTAAGTCTC carries:
- a CDS encoding SIR2 family protein, which encodes MATTQLESFYKHFVKAMHEGNAAIFAGAGLSKASGFVDWKGLLKEIADDLNLNIDQETDLIAVAQYHHNKQMNRAKLDRLIVEAFTKDTALSDNHRLLANLPLDTVWTTNYDKLIEQAFTEAHRRVDVKKTPENLQHPLPERNVTIYKMHGDVDSPQDAVLTREDYETYDLHRELFSIKLKGDLIGKTFLFVGFSFTDPNIEYILSRIRGLRGKDKGEHYCVMRWPEKPARTEFRQVRGYQAAKARYEYDRTKLELRIADLKRYGIDAIMVDEYSDLTKILAELNRRVHLRDIFFSGSTHTYEPLGEPRLDDLCRRLARKLIDSGLNIVSGVGIGLGGKVIVGAMEALYAKHYYDATSRLFLRPFPEQPPAGMALKDFWTRYRKEMIARAGICIFVSGNKLDASTGEVVEADGVVEEFEIGSHFGKYLIPIGATGHAARKLWQRVSSDLDRYFPEGGVKGHFKVLGKETSTCEELVDAVSGILKQVKAVS
- a CDS encoding serine/threonine-protein kinase; the encoded protein is MPDPESEPDPTVPAPPPLGCPDDPTTPAGGSHRPVAFGEQSVPGYEILGEIGRGGMGVVYRARQAGLNRVVALKMVLAGDHAGPGEVARFLAEAEVVAAVRHPHVVQVFEYGEAGGRPFFAMEYLDGGTLGGAIRGAGRLPPRVAAGIVEKLAHGVQAAHDLGIVHRDLKPGNVLLDAAGEPKVVDFGLAKRGGRDDLTRTGAVMGTPSYMAPEQAAGRAKFAGPAADVYALGVILYECLTGRVPFRDEDAVRLLVRVAEDEPPPVREHAPEVPGDLEAVCLRCLRKQPHDRYPTAGALAADLRRYLDGEPVLAPSSGLLSRVAGLLGRSLKDTEFAAYSAAMFWFAAVVLGFDLVIQAAVLGLVAPWVISPCQGAKVVGFAAVLGWFRGWRFRPATAAERQLWSVGGGYIACCLAAAVSLRLGVLGFEPLAEVSVYPPIAMLTALMFFALGSILWGGCYALGVAFLAAGFVMAAAPRYAPLVCGVTWAAALVVVGRRLRRLARQS